The sequence CTTCTCCCATAATTGTCCCGTTCTCAACTCACGAGTCGGTTGCTGGATAAAATTAGTCATAAGTCCTATACCTCCTTACGCTCTCATGTAAGGTACAGTTTCATTATAACTTACATGACCATGTAGTTGAATAAAGAATTGACAAAATTTCCTAATTTTCCTAAATTTATGTAAATTCTAGGCGATCTGTATTCCTTGAATATGCTTAAGGTGCTCCTCAGTATTGATTTCTCTGATAAAGTTATGTCTGTGTAGCTTAAAACTTCTAGAGGAAAAAGTCTATGAATTGGCACAAACTACGACAACTTCTCATTGTATTTATTGCTGGTATTTTCTTTTTTGTCACCACCGCTTGCAGCGCTCCTTCTGTTAGCGAAACTCCAGACAATGAGCAAGCCCCAGATGTTCCTGCTGAGTTAAGTCCAGAAGGAGAAAGTGAAACCACTGAAGAATCTGCTGCTATGGAAGAAGAAGCGGTAGAAGAAGAATCTGCTGCTGCTGAAGAGGAAATGGTAGAAGAAGAATCTGCTGCTGCTGAAGAGGAAATGGTAGAAGAAGAATCTGCTGCTGCTGAAGAGGAAATGGTAGAAGAAGAATCTGCTGCTGCTGAAGAAGAAGCGGTAGAAGAAGAATCTGCTGCTGCTGAAGAGGAAGCGGTAGAAGAAGAATCTGCTACTGCTGAAGAGGAAATGGTAGAAGAAGAATCTGCTACTGCTGAAGAGGAAGCGGTAGAAGAAGAATCTGCTACTGCTGAAGAGGAAATGGTAGAAGAAGAATCTGCTACTGCTGAAGAGGAAATGGTAGAAGAAGAATCTGCTACTGCTGAAGAGGAAGAAACTCAAGATGCAGCTAGCATCAGTCACCTAATTCATGTTTAGGGATTTAAGTTGCGTTATTTAATTGAGAGGTTGTAAATTTTTATGGTTAAAACAGCTTCAACCATGTTGGACTTGGGGACAAAAGCCCCAGACTTTAGCTTACCCGATACAGTTTCTGGAAAAACGATTTCTCTGGATACCTTTGCCGAGAAAAAAGGCTTGTTGGTGATGTTTATTTGTCAGCATTGTCCTTTTGTCAAGCATATTCAGTCTGAGTTAGCCCGTATCGGTAAGGATTATATGGAACAAGGACTGGGTATTATTGCCATTAGTGCGAATAGTGTTGAAACCCATCCTGATGATGCACCAGAAAACCTAAAAGCAATGGCGGAAGCAGAGGGATTTAATTTTCCCTTCTGTTATGACGAAACCCAAGAAGTCGCTAAGGCTTATACCGCAGCTTGTACTCCAGACTTTTTCCTGTTTGACAGCGATCGCGCACTCGTTTATCGCGGACAGCTTGACGACAGTCGTCCTGGTAATGATAAACCCGTTAACGGCAAAGATCTACGGGCTGCGATTGAAAAAGTTTTGGCAGATGAACCGATAAGCCCAGAACAACAGCCTAGTATCGGCTGCAATATCAAATGGAAACCAGGGAATGAACCCCCCTATTTTCAAAGCTAAATGATATAGCAGCAACCAGTGACCAGTAACCACTCAAGGATGGCTGGTCACTGTTAGTCTTTAAAAGATATTGTCTAAATCCAGTGCTTGTGACCCTCCTTCTTGGAGTTTCTGGAGTAATTTACTTAACTGCGACCAAACTAAACGCCCCGTTAAAGCACTTAAAGGAAGCGCGATCGCGCTGGAAATTGCCCAATTATTAATAACAATTTGTAAGCCACCGCCTAAAAAGGCAAAAACTCCGCCACAAATCCCTAAAAAGGGAACAAATAGGGCTAAGGTTTGTACCGATTGGACTTGAGTTTGAGATTGATCCGACCCGTACCATTCTTGAACATTTTGTTTTAAGACTTTTTCAAAAGCACTCCCGCAACTAACACTAATGAGAATGCCAAATAGGAGAAGTAAATAGGGGGGTTCAGCAAAAAGAGCAGAATACATTGTTTATAGGTTATTTGTTATTTGTTATTTGTTCTTCGTGAGAGTAAGAACTTTTGTTTCAAGGACGAATCGCTTTCAGGGCTGCGACTTCTTCCAGTGAGAGTTCTCGCAAACTACTTAAAGCAACATCAAATAATTTAGCAGGTTTTAGATCTTCTTTCACTAAATTCCAAAGCCGTTGCACTTGTTCAGTTTGCAGTTGTTCATCTTCAGTTAAGGCGAGTAACAGTTGTCTGCGTAGATAGTTTCCTTCCTCAGAAAGCAGATATTGTAAGCCTAAACGGGCGGTAGGGAGTAAGTCGAAATTTTCATCATTGGTTCGCGCGATCGCGATCATATTTTCTAACCGTTGCCATTGGAATTTCCCATCTTTAAATAAGACTTCAATTAACCGCCGACGCATTTCTGGAGACTCTCCTCGCAGCAGGCGTTGAGCAACATAAGGATAAGCAACCTCTACAATTTTAAAGTCTGGATCAAGGGTTAATGCGAGTCCTTCTTGAGTAATTAAAGAGCGAATAATTAAAGCAAACTTGGCAGGAACTCGGAACGGATATTCATACATTAATTCCGAGAATTGATCGGTAATCGTTTTGAAATTAAAGTTTTTAACACTTTCCCCCATTGCATTCCCTAAAACCTGTTCTAAAGCAGGTAAAATGGGTTCAATTTCTGTATCAGGAGCAAGAAAACCTAAAAAGATAAAATCTTCCGCTAGGCGTTCATAATCTTTATTTAACAAGTGAACAACGGAACTGGCGATGGTTTCTTTGGTTTGCTCTTCTAACTGATCCATCATGCCAAAATCAATATAAGCCATGCGTCCATCTGGCATCGCAAATAAGTTTCCAGGGTGAGGATCGGCGTGGAAGAAACCGTGTTCTAATAATTGTCTGAGTCCCGCGACAACGCCGATTTCTACTAAATCATTTTCTTCTAAATTAGCTGCTTGAATTTTACTGGTATCGGTTAATTTAAACCCATTAATCCATTCCAAGGTGAGAACACAATAGCTGGTATAGTCCCAATAAATTTTAGGAACTTTAACACTAGATTCATTTTGAAAATTTAGGGCAAATTTCTCAGCATTTTGCCCTTCGTTAATATAATCAATTTCTTCAAATAATTTTGTTCCAAACTCATCTATAATTAAAGTTAAATCATGTCCTAAATTAAGAGGGAGGAAGGATTTAATTTTACTCAAGCCCCAACGCATGATGTATAAATCAAGGGTGAGAATCGGCTCTAAATTCGGACGTTGCACTTTCACCGCTACTTCTTCCCCAGAATAGAGGACAGCCCGATAAACTTGTCCTAGACTAGCAGCAGCAATCGGTTGCGGGGAAATTTCCCGATAGACCTGTTTAATGGGACGTTGTAACTCTTGTTCAATAATTTGGAACGCGATCGCGCTATCAAAAGGAGGAAGCTGATCTTGTAACTTGGTTAACTCTTCAAGAAAGTCTTTCCGTACCAAATCAGGACGAGTGGATAACGCCTGTCCCACTTTAATATAAGTCGGACCGAGATGGGTTAATAATTCTCGTAACTCTCGCGCTCGTTTATACTTATTTTTTTCTTCAACCTTGCGCCATTGATCCAGCTTTAAACGAAGGAAAAACCCGCCTAAAACCCAAACAAGGACTAAAAGTCGTCGCATAACCAGAAAAGGAGATTGACGGTATTCTTGCGCGATCCTTTCTGCGTCGTAACGCGGTCTGGTTTGTTTTTGCATAAATTTCATTGTTAAATTTTACTACACCGCCGAGGGCGTGTCATTGCCGTTTAGATGAATCTAGATTATTAAACTGCAAGATATCTTAATATTTCTATCATCGCAAAGTTAGCGATTGATTGCAACTGATATTCAATCCCCCCGATGCCAAGCCGGGTCGTTTCATGCTTTTGAAATCAACTCGCCTGTGGGGAGATGGGGAGATCGGGGGGTGGGAGAGATTTCATGACTTTTTTTCTGATTCATTAGTCAAAAAGTCAGAAAAAAGCATCGATTCAACCCCTCAAAACGCTTTCAGGACTTGTCCTGTCAATTTAAGGGGGAGAATGAAGCAGCCCTGCCCGATGCCAAGGCACCGGGGAGAACCACTTGGGGAAAAGCAAGGATGCTAACCGATTAACCGACTGCTTTCACACATTGTTCAACCAGTGCTTTCACGCTGTCCACATCTTTCCAGCCTAAGATTTC comes from Halothece sp. PCC 7418 and encodes:
- a CDS encoding thioredoxin family protein; amino-acid sequence: MVKTASTMLDLGTKAPDFSLPDTVSGKTISLDTFAEKKGLLVMFICQHCPFVKHIQSELARIGKDYMEQGLGIIAISANSVETHPDDAPENLKAMAEAEGFNFPFCYDETQEVAKAYTAACTPDFFLFDSDRALVYRGQLDDSRPGNDKPVNGKDLRAAIEKVLADEPISPEQQPSIGCNIKWKPGNEPPYFQS
- a CDS encoding AarF/ABC1/UbiB kinase family protein — its product is MQKQTRPRYDAERIAQEYRQSPFLVMRRLLVLVWVLGGFFLRLKLDQWRKVEEKNKYKRARELRELLTHLGPTYIKVGQALSTRPDLVRKDFLEELTKLQDQLPPFDSAIAFQIIEQELQRPIKQVYREISPQPIAAASLGQVYRAVLYSGEEVAVKVQRPNLEPILTLDLYIMRWGLSKIKSFLPLNLGHDLTLIIDEFGTKLFEEIDYINEGQNAEKFALNFQNESSVKVPKIYWDYTSYCVLTLEWINGFKLTDTSKIQAANLEENDLVEIGVVAGLRQLLEHGFFHADPHPGNLFAMPDGRMAYIDFGMMDQLEEQTKETIASSVVHLLNKDYERLAEDFIFLGFLAPDTEIEPILPALEQVLGNAMGESVKNFNFKTITDQFSELMYEYPFRVPAKFALIIRSLITQEGLALTLDPDFKIVEVAYPYVAQRLLRGESPEMRRRLIEVLFKDGKFQWQRLENMIAIARTNDENFDLLPTARLGLQYLLSEEGNYLRRQLLLALTEDEQLQTEQVQRLWNLVKEDLKPAKLFDVALSSLRELSLEEVAALKAIRP